A genomic region of Penaeus vannamei isolate JL-2024 chromosome 42, ASM4276789v1, whole genome shotgun sequence contains the following coding sequences:
- the rols gene encoding protein TANC2 isoform X4, with protein sequence MLSVCVVLQAVANWASCKFRKRNDHVPSVSRTPKELHLKDAYARLQDGGICPICRMPFDKGKKRKLIDQCGHERCYSCLFKSETCPICALQAPPKKLQHAQSRSSISPAGGPGRSKLLTNGTFSSYFKGGDPGLPPERPSPSRSVSPRRNVLVSQSHTLSPLYASSSPVSVSYGTLAPPQGHIYSPVGAPGKETPYGTPPTHSRLTPSPAPPKSVGGTPASARRRGIISPRGPPLSPWSRRAIRPNTVNVDSSQHLTALLSSTDKKSTKNISLVRRIKSLWSIDDECDGDTEAPSGGGGDGAEAKDGSDLYMRLGLLLGEGAAPPSSASRTPRAASSHTSFSSLSASSEVNTTTSNNTSPVSTLNGSSEAELRLPGARDPSVESMNSLLSHGAVSSNASASPTTTPRRHSVTMRFASYRGAQLSLRPLFFEVPQQDPDPLFVGRAWLYREIEAHITADAPTNRGVVITGIVGAGKTAAILQLVEYSCFGRKRDESIYQDPYSKSGGYSRMSLIPEGIKSLASRIVAYHFCQAENSVTCLVPDFVHSVAAQLCQAPQLHAYRDLLLAEPQTQALLALPACVSDPSAALVKGVLEPLHNLRRLGKIGADPLIIVVDGLCEAEYHRPDHADTLASFLARHAVKLPSFIKLVVSVRSQLADLTRLLPFHRISLDPDQRADPAADMPTRDLSDYVGFRCMHSPTIRSNITVTQGKIEGSSQHRFTQHVVAQSKGSMLFIKLILDLIERGHLVMKSGSFKVLPQSLSEIFMLLFNLRFPSVRSFEKVEPILNVVLASLNPLTLPEIYHSVNAGLLYKFLSWDEFLSRFKVLNSFLVKRLDDTFMLFHPALREWLARRAEGEPAKFVCDVRAGHADLALRMSRLEWPLDPEASLELGHHILKAHVYKNMARSLPLSPRDLQALWLAQSSHNVSQALACTRNLYSPNTKVSRLLLLAGASPDYPSEHLHNSPIMGVCAYQGHTEMVALLIEFGADVTLTNSEGVTALGLAASRGHCDVVRLLVQAGASLTAKDRQNMTPMVQAAAAGHLNVVGYLLSCDWPGPDDLLKNQAHQALVAAASNGHNNVVEFLLDMAEVSVDGEDNVTGETALTVAAGAGHTALVAALLRAGASITKANSRGSSPLTSAVRNGHYEVAKLLLSQGVAVESPDAGGRTPLMVAASEGHLGLMELLISRGASITRTDREGLTPLGWACLRGHVHAVQYLADCNADLNHADKSGRTPLDLAAYQGDPIVVQFLLDRGSLIEHVDINGMRPLDRAISARNAAAVQCFLRRGAKLGPATWAMAAGKPNILVMLLNKLQEDGVALCRKGRLKEAAHRFSYALRKLPTGDQGEHTATFTHLRLHLTLNLSRCKRKMNEIEEAIQLADSALKMKSDSYEAYYARARAKREAKRLQEALEDVNEAVKLAPQTRDVRRVLIKIRDEMQNELDSCVSIDLAQLRQLAASVDTLSEADLPMTSSILSESGYSSNI encoded by the exons aCGCCTACGCCAGACTACAGGACGGAGGCATCTGCCCAATCTGCAGGATGCCTTTTGATAAGGGCAAGAAGAGGAAATTGATCGACCAGTGTGGACACGAGCGGTGCTACTCGTGTCTCTTCAAGTCCGAGACATGTCCGATCTGCGCGCTGCAGG CACCACCAAAGAAGCTCCAGCATGCACAGTCTCGGTCTTCCATATCCCCGGCAGGAGGACCAGGAAGGTCGAAGCTCCTCACAAATG GAACCTTCTCATCATACTTCAAAGGCGGTGACCCAGGACTACCGCCAGAAAGACCTTCTCCTTCACGATCTGTGTCTCCGAGACGCAACGTCCTTGTTTCCCAGTCCCATACCCTCAGTCCTCTCTATGCTTCCTCTAGTCCCGTGAGCGTAAGTTACGGGACACTCGCTCCTCCGCAAGGTCATATTTATTCTCCTGTCGGCGCTCCTGGGAAAGAGACGCCCTATGGCACGCCACCCACTCACTCCCGCTTGACTCCTTCACCCGCCCCTCCAAAGA GTGTGGGAGGAACACCTGCGAGTGCACGGCGCCGGGGGATTATTAGTCCCCGAGGGCCACCCTTATCACCTTGGTCCAGACGTGCCATCCGACCTAACACCGTCAACGTGGACTCCTCACAACATCTAACAG CTCTACTGTCCTCCACCGACAAGAAGAGCACCAAAAATATCAGTCTTGTTCGCAGGATAAAGTCCTTATGGAGCATAG ATGACGAATGTGATGGAGACACAGAGGCACCCagcggaggaggtggtgatggtgcagAGGCCAAAGATGGCAGTGATTTGTACATGCGCCTCGGCCTCCTGTTGGGGGAGGGAGCAGCGCCTCCGAGCTCTGCTTCCAGAACTCCCCGAGCTGCCTCGTCGCACACCTCCTTCAGCTCACTCTCGGCGTCCTCTGAGGTTAATACAACAACCTCAAATAATACCAGCCCAGTATCAACTCTGAATG GTTCCTCAGAGGCAGAGCTAAGACTACCTGGAGCTCGAGACCCCTCAGTTGAGAGTATGAACTCCCTGTTGTCTCACGGAGCAGTTTCCTCCAATGCTTCAGCTTCTCCCACAACCACACCAAGGAGGCATTCAGTTACCA TGCGATTTGCCAGTTATCGTGGTGCGCAGCTGAGCTTGAGACCTCTGTTCTTTGAAGTGCCTCAACAGGACCCTGATCCTCTGTTTGTGGGCCGAGCGTGGCTTTATCGCGAAATCGAAGCCCACATAACAGCTGATGCCCCAACAAATAGAGGCGTGGTCATCACTGGTATTGTAGGAGCAGGCAAAACAGCAGCAATACTGCAGTTAGTCGAATACAGTTGTTTTGGCCGGAAGAGAGATGAGTCTATATACCAAG ACCCATACAGCAAAAGTGGTGGATACAGTCGCATGAGTTTGATACCTGAAGGCATAAAATCACTAGCATCAAGAATTGTTGCCTACCACTTCTGCCAAGCTGAAAACTCTGTCACGTGCCTTGTCCCAGATTTTGTACATTCTGTTGCTGCTCAGTTGTGTCAGGCACCACAGCTCCATGCATATCGTGACTTACTGTTAGCAGAGCCCCAGACACAGGCCTTGTTAGCGTTGCCTGCCTGTGTAAGTGACCCATCGGCAGCATTAGTGAAAGGTGTACTGGAACCTCTTCACAATCTCCGGCGACTGGGAAAAATTGGTGCAGATCCTCTAATAATTGTTGTTGATGGGCTTTGCGAGGCTGAGTATCATCGTCCAGATCATGCAGATACTCTTGCCTCATTTCTTGCTCGCCATGCAGTCAAACTGCCTTCATTCATCAAGCTGGTAGTTAGTGTACGGTCACAGTTGGCAGATTTAACACGCTTATTGCCTTTCCACCGCATATCACTGGACCCTGACCAGAGAGCCGACCCAGCCGCTGATATGCCCACGCGAGATCTGAGTGACTATGTTGGTTTCCGGTGTATGCATTCACCAACGATTAGATCGAACATCACCGTTACCCAAGGCAAAATAGAAGGGTCCTCTCAGCACCGCTTTACACAACATGTTGTAGCCCAAAGCAAAGGCTCAATGCTGTTTATCAAGTTGATACTAGATCTGATTGAACGAGGACACCTTGTCATGAAGTCTGGTTCATTCAAGGTCTTGCCGCAGTCCCTAAGTGAAATATTCATGCTTCTGTTCAACCTACGGTTTCCCAGTGTGAGAAGCTTCGAAAAAGTGGAACCTATTCTGAATGTTGTACTAGCATCACTTAACCCACTGACATTGCCAGAGATTTATCATTCAGTAAATGCTGGTCTCCTCTACAAATTCCTTTCCTGGGATGAATTCCTCAGTCGTTTTAAGGTACTAAATTCTTTCCTCGTGAAGCGACTCGATGACACCTTTATGCTGTTCCACCCAGCCCTTCGAGAATGGTTGGCAAGACGTGCGGAAGGAGAACCTGCTAAGTTTGTGTGTGATGTAAGAGCCGGTCACGCCGATTTAGCTCTCCGCATGTCTCGGCTGGAATGGCCACTGGATCCAGAAGCTTCACTAGAGCTTGGTCATCACATCCTGAAAGCCCATGTGTACAAGAACATGGCCCGATCTCTTCCACTGTCTCCACGTGATCTGCAGGCATTGTGGCTTGCACAGTCATCACACAATGTCTCTCAGGCGCTTGCTTGCACAAGAAACCTGTACAGCCCCAACACAAAG GTATCGAGGCTGTTACTCCTAGCAGGCGCTTCACCAGACTATCCCAGTGAGCATCTCCACAATTCCCCGATCATGGGAGTGTGTGCTTACCAAGGTCACACAGAGATGGTGGCACTTCTCATCGAGTTCGGTGCTGATGTAACACTAACGAACAGTGAGGGCGTAACTGCTTTAGGCCTGGCTGCATCCCGTGGACACTGTGATGTTGTCCGCCTGTTAGTTCAAGCTGGAGCTTCGTTGACTGCAAAAGATAGGCAGAATATGACCCCAATGGTCCAAGCAGCGGCTGCTGGACACCTCAATGTAGTTGGCTACTTGCTGTCATGTGATTGGCCAGGACCAGATGATCTGCTGAAGAACCAAGCTCATCAAGCGCTGGTCGCTGCTGCCTCAAATGGTCACAACAAT gtGGTGGAATTTCTGTTAGACATGGCAGAAGTGAGTGTTGATGGAGAAGATAATGTAACTGGAGAAACAGCCCTTACAGTAGCTGCTGGTGCAGGTCACACAGCACTAGTCGCCGCCCTTCTCAGAGCTGGGGCAAGTATTACAAAGGCGAACTCAAGAGGATCTTCACCACTGACTTCTGCAGTTCGGAATGGCCATTACGAAGTTGCAAAATTACTGCTGAGTCAGGGTGTTGCCGTAGAGAGTCCAGATGCTGGTGGCCGCACACCACTCATGGTCGCAGCATCTGAAGGACATCTAGGGCTCATGGAATTACTCATTTCTCGTGGTGCCTCAATAAccagaacagacagagaaggtTTGACTCCTCTCGGCTGGGCCTGTTTACGTGGACATGTCCATGCTGTCCAGTACCTTGCTGACTGTAATGCAGACTTAAACCATGCTGACAAATCAGGAAGAACGCCTCTAGACCTAGCTGCATATCAGGGAGACCCCATAGTGGTCCAGTTCCTGTTAGACAGAGGATCATTAATAGAGCATGTGGACATCAATGGAATGAGACCCCTGGACCGTGCTATCAGTGCCCGTAATGCCGCAGCCGTGCAATGCTTTTTGCGACGCGGTGCAAAACTGGGTCCTGCTACATGGGCTATGGCAGCAGGCAAACCAAACATCTT GGTTATGCTATTAAACAAATTACAAGAAGATGGAGTAGCACTTTGCCGCAAAGGTCGTTTGAAAGAAGCAGCCCATCGCTTTTCGTATGCCCTGCGTAAGCTACCCACAGGAGATCAAGGTGAACACACTGCAACCTTCACACATCTACGCTTACATCTTACCCTCAACTTGTCTCGCTGCAAGAGAAAAATGAAT GAAATAGAAGAGGCCATTCAGCTTGCAGATTCAGCTCTCAAGATGAAGAGTGATTCATACGAGGCTTACTATGCTCGAGCCAGAGCCAAGAGGGAGGCCAA GCGTCTGCAAGAAGCCCTGGAAGACGTGAATGAGGCAGTAAAGTTAGCTCCCCAGACTCGTGATGTTCGTCGTGTCTTGATTAAGATTCGAGACGAAATGCAGAATGAGTTGGATTCATGTGTTTCCATCGACCTTGCTCAACTCCGGCAGTTAGCGGCTTCGGTGGACACCCTCTCCGAAGCTGATCTCCCGATGACATCCAGCATCTTATCGGAGTCTGGATATTCCTCAAACATCTAA
- the rols gene encoding protein TANC2 isoform X3 gives MLSVCVVLQAVANWASCKFRKRNDHVPSVSRTPKELHLKDAYARLQDGGICPICRMPFDKGKKRKLIDQCGHERCYSCLFKSETCPICALQAPPKKLQHAQSRSSISPAGGPGRSKLLTNGTFSSYFKGGDPGLPPERPSPSRSVSPRRNVLVSQSHTLSPLYASSSPVSVSYGTLAPPQGHIYSPVGAPGKETPYGTPPTHSRLTPSPAPPKSVGGTPASARRRGIISPRGPPLSPWSRRAIRPNTVNVDSSQHLTDDECDGDTEAPSGGGGDGAEAKDGSDLYMRLGLLLGEGAAPPSSASRTPRAASSHTSFSSLSASSEVNTTTSNNTSPVSTLNGSSEAELRLPGARDPSVESMNSLLSHGAVSSNASASPTTTPRRHSVTTSQPGQVEELSLFGRRRSSVRRSARSAHVKGPIDPKVRFASYRGAQLSLRPLFFEVPQQDPDPLFVGRAWLYREIEAHITADAPTNRGVVITGIVGAGKTAAILQLVEYSCFGRKRDESIYQDPYSKSGGYSRMSLIPEGIKSLASRIVAYHFCQAENSVTCLVPDFVHSVAAQLCQAPQLHAYRDLLLAEPQTQALLALPACVSDPSAALVKGVLEPLHNLRRLGKIGADPLIIVVDGLCEAEYHRPDHADTLASFLARHAVKLPSFIKLVVSVRSQLADLTRLLPFHRISLDPDQRADPAADMPTRDLSDYVGFRCMHSPTIRSNITVTQGKIEGSSQHRFTQHVVAQSKGSMLFIKLILDLIERGHLVMKSGSFKVLPQSLSEIFMLLFNLRFPSVRSFEKVEPILNVVLASLNPLTLPEIYHSVNAGLLYKFLSWDEFLSRFKVLNSFLVKRLDDTFMLFHPALREWLARRAEGEPAKFVCDVRAGHADLALRMSRLEWPLDPEASLELGHHILKAHVYKNMARSLPLSPRDLQALWLAQSSHNVSQALACTRNLYSPNTKVSRLLLLAGASPDYPSEHLHNSPIMGVCAYQGHTEMVALLIEFGADVTLTNSEGVTALGLAASRGHCDVVRLLVQAGASLTAKDRQNMTPMVQAAAAGHLNVVGYLLSCDWPGPDDLLKNQAHQALVAAASNGHNNVVEFLLDMAEVSVDGEDNVTGETALTVAAGAGHTALVAALLRAGASITKANSRGSSPLTSAVRNGHYEVAKLLLSQGVAVESPDAGGRTPLMVAASEGHLGLMELLISRGASITRTDREGLTPLGWACLRGHVHAVQYLADCNADLNHADKSGRTPLDLAAYQGDPIVVQFLLDRGSLIEHVDINGMRPLDRAISARNAAAVQCFLRRGAKLGPATWAMAAGKPNILVMLLNKLQEDGVALCRKGRLKEAAHRFSYALRKLPTGDQGEHTATFTHLRLHLTLNLSRCKRKMNEIEEAIQLADSALKMKSDSYEAYYARARAKREAKRLQEALEDVNEAVKLAPQTRDVRRVLIKIRDEMQNELDSCVSIDLAQLRQLAASVDTLSEADLPMTSSILSESGYSSNI, from the exons aCGCCTACGCCAGACTACAGGACGGAGGCATCTGCCCAATCTGCAGGATGCCTTTTGATAAGGGCAAGAAGAGGAAATTGATCGACCAGTGTGGACACGAGCGGTGCTACTCGTGTCTCTTCAAGTCCGAGACATGTCCGATCTGCGCGCTGCAGG CACCACCAAAGAAGCTCCAGCATGCACAGTCTCGGTCTTCCATATCCCCGGCAGGAGGACCAGGAAGGTCGAAGCTCCTCACAAATG GAACCTTCTCATCATACTTCAAAGGCGGTGACCCAGGACTACCGCCAGAAAGACCTTCTCCTTCACGATCTGTGTCTCCGAGACGCAACGTCCTTGTTTCCCAGTCCCATACCCTCAGTCCTCTCTATGCTTCCTCTAGTCCCGTGAGCGTAAGTTACGGGACACTCGCTCCTCCGCAAGGTCATATTTATTCTCCTGTCGGCGCTCCTGGGAAAGAGACGCCCTATGGCACGCCACCCACTCACTCCCGCTTGACTCCTTCACCCGCCCCTCCAAAGA GTGTGGGAGGAACACCTGCGAGTGCACGGCGCCGGGGGATTATTAGTCCCCGAGGGCCACCCTTATCACCTTGGTCCAGACGTGCCATCCGACCTAACACCGTCAACGTGGACTCCTCACAACATCTAACAG ATGACGAATGTGATGGAGACACAGAGGCACCCagcggaggaggtggtgatggtgcagAGGCCAAAGATGGCAGTGATTTGTACATGCGCCTCGGCCTCCTGTTGGGGGAGGGAGCAGCGCCTCCGAGCTCTGCTTCCAGAACTCCCCGAGCTGCCTCGTCGCACACCTCCTTCAGCTCACTCTCGGCGTCCTCTGAGGTTAATACAACAACCTCAAATAATACCAGCCCAGTATCAACTCTGAATG GTTCCTCAGAGGCAGAGCTAAGACTACCTGGAGCTCGAGACCCCTCAGTTGAGAGTATGAACTCCCTGTTGTCTCACGGAGCAGTTTCCTCCAATGCTTCAGCTTCTCCCACAACCACACCAAGGAGGCATTCAGTTACCA CTTCACAGCCCGGCCAGGTTGAAGAACTGAGCTTATTCGGAAGGCGAAGGTCTTCTGTACGCCGCTCAGCTAGAAGCGCACACGTGAAAGGCCCGATAGACCCCAAAG TGCGATTTGCCAGTTATCGTGGTGCGCAGCTGAGCTTGAGACCTCTGTTCTTTGAAGTGCCTCAACAGGACCCTGATCCTCTGTTTGTGGGCCGAGCGTGGCTTTATCGCGAAATCGAAGCCCACATAACAGCTGATGCCCCAACAAATAGAGGCGTGGTCATCACTGGTATTGTAGGAGCAGGCAAAACAGCAGCAATACTGCAGTTAGTCGAATACAGTTGTTTTGGCCGGAAGAGAGATGAGTCTATATACCAAG ACCCATACAGCAAAAGTGGTGGATACAGTCGCATGAGTTTGATACCTGAAGGCATAAAATCACTAGCATCAAGAATTGTTGCCTACCACTTCTGCCAAGCTGAAAACTCTGTCACGTGCCTTGTCCCAGATTTTGTACATTCTGTTGCTGCTCAGTTGTGTCAGGCACCACAGCTCCATGCATATCGTGACTTACTGTTAGCAGAGCCCCAGACACAGGCCTTGTTAGCGTTGCCTGCCTGTGTAAGTGACCCATCGGCAGCATTAGTGAAAGGTGTACTGGAACCTCTTCACAATCTCCGGCGACTGGGAAAAATTGGTGCAGATCCTCTAATAATTGTTGTTGATGGGCTTTGCGAGGCTGAGTATCATCGTCCAGATCATGCAGATACTCTTGCCTCATTTCTTGCTCGCCATGCAGTCAAACTGCCTTCATTCATCAAGCTGGTAGTTAGTGTACGGTCACAGTTGGCAGATTTAACACGCTTATTGCCTTTCCACCGCATATCACTGGACCCTGACCAGAGAGCCGACCCAGCCGCTGATATGCCCACGCGAGATCTGAGTGACTATGTTGGTTTCCGGTGTATGCATTCACCAACGATTAGATCGAACATCACCGTTACCCAAGGCAAAATAGAAGGGTCCTCTCAGCACCGCTTTACACAACATGTTGTAGCCCAAAGCAAAGGCTCAATGCTGTTTATCAAGTTGATACTAGATCTGATTGAACGAGGACACCTTGTCATGAAGTCTGGTTCATTCAAGGTCTTGCCGCAGTCCCTAAGTGAAATATTCATGCTTCTGTTCAACCTACGGTTTCCCAGTGTGAGAAGCTTCGAAAAAGTGGAACCTATTCTGAATGTTGTACTAGCATCACTTAACCCACTGACATTGCCAGAGATTTATCATTCAGTAAATGCTGGTCTCCTCTACAAATTCCTTTCCTGGGATGAATTCCTCAGTCGTTTTAAGGTACTAAATTCTTTCCTCGTGAAGCGACTCGATGACACCTTTATGCTGTTCCACCCAGCCCTTCGAGAATGGTTGGCAAGACGTGCGGAAGGAGAACCTGCTAAGTTTGTGTGTGATGTAAGAGCCGGTCACGCCGATTTAGCTCTCCGCATGTCTCGGCTGGAATGGCCACTGGATCCAGAAGCTTCACTAGAGCTTGGTCATCACATCCTGAAAGCCCATGTGTACAAGAACATGGCCCGATCTCTTCCACTGTCTCCACGTGATCTGCAGGCATTGTGGCTTGCACAGTCATCACACAATGTCTCTCAGGCGCTTGCTTGCACAAGAAACCTGTACAGCCCCAACACAAAG GTATCGAGGCTGTTACTCCTAGCAGGCGCTTCACCAGACTATCCCAGTGAGCATCTCCACAATTCCCCGATCATGGGAGTGTGTGCTTACCAAGGTCACACAGAGATGGTGGCACTTCTCATCGAGTTCGGTGCTGATGTAACACTAACGAACAGTGAGGGCGTAACTGCTTTAGGCCTGGCTGCATCCCGTGGACACTGTGATGTTGTCCGCCTGTTAGTTCAAGCTGGAGCTTCGTTGACTGCAAAAGATAGGCAGAATATGACCCCAATGGTCCAAGCAGCGGCTGCTGGACACCTCAATGTAGTTGGCTACTTGCTGTCATGTGATTGGCCAGGACCAGATGATCTGCTGAAGAACCAAGCTCATCAAGCGCTGGTCGCTGCTGCCTCAAATGGTCACAACAAT gtGGTGGAATTTCTGTTAGACATGGCAGAAGTGAGTGTTGATGGAGAAGATAATGTAACTGGAGAAACAGCCCTTACAGTAGCTGCTGGTGCAGGTCACACAGCACTAGTCGCCGCCCTTCTCAGAGCTGGGGCAAGTATTACAAAGGCGAACTCAAGAGGATCTTCACCACTGACTTCTGCAGTTCGGAATGGCCATTACGAAGTTGCAAAATTACTGCTGAGTCAGGGTGTTGCCGTAGAGAGTCCAGATGCTGGTGGCCGCACACCACTCATGGTCGCAGCATCTGAAGGACATCTAGGGCTCATGGAATTACTCATTTCTCGTGGTGCCTCAATAAccagaacagacagagaaggtTTGACTCCTCTCGGCTGGGCCTGTTTACGTGGACATGTCCATGCTGTCCAGTACCTTGCTGACTGTAATGCAGACTTAAACCATGCTGACAAATCAGGAAGAACGCCTCTAGACCTAGCTGCATATCAGGGAGACCCCATAGTGGTCCAGTTCCTGTTAGACAGAGGATCATTAATAGAGCATGTGGACATCAATGGAATGAGACCCCTGGACCGTGCTATCAGTGCCCGTAATGCCGCAGCCGTGCAATGCTTTTTGCGACGCGGTGCAAAACTGGGTCCTGCTACATGGGCTATGGCAGCAGGCAAACCAAACATCTT GGTTATGCTATTAAACAAATTACAAGAAGATGGAGTAGCACTTTGCCGCAAAGGTCGTTTGAAAGAAGCAGCCCATCGCTTTTCGTATGCCCTGCGTAAGCTACCCACAGGAGATCAAGGTGAACACACTGCAACCTTCACACATCTACGCTTACATCTTACCCTCAACTTGTCTCGCTGCAAGAGAAAAATGAAT GAAATAGAAGAGGCCATTCAGCTTGCAGATTCAGCTCTCAAGATGAAGAGTGATTCATACGAGGCTTACTATGCTCGAGCCAGAGCCAAGAGGGAGGCCAA GCGTCTGCAAGAAGCCCTGGAAGACGTGAATGAGGCAGTAAAGTTAGCTCCCCAGACTCGTGATGTTCGTCGTGTCTTGATTAAGATTCGAGACGAAATGCAGAATGAGTTGGATTCATGTGTTTCCATCGACCTTGCTCAACTCCGGCAGTTAGCGGCTTCGGTGGACACCCTCTCCGAAGCTGATCTCCCGATGACATCCAGCATCTTATCGGAGTCTGGATATTCCTCAAACATCTAA